The following are from one region of the Abiotrophia defectiva ATCC 49176 genome:
- a CDS encoding S66 peptidase family protein yields the protein MIKKLAIVSLSAGVLGEDFIKHELEIGLKRLSDLGLEVSFMPNALKGIDYLKQHPEARATDLLQAFRDPEIDMILCAIGGDDTYRLLPYLFENGELAGAVSQKVFLGFSDTTLNHLMLHKVGLNTFYGQSFLSDICELNQDMLPYTRQYFEELIRTGTIKEIRPSELWYESRSDFGVDQIGKPLKSHSDYGFDLLQGDPIFSGEILGGCIDSLYDIFNGERYADMPLLCSRYALLPQKEDWVGKILLLESSEEKMPPEKFYQALTLLKETGIFDSISGLLVGKPMDDVYSEEYKQLLVDVIANPSLPVVFNLNIGHAQPRCIIPFGLKATVDVINQVIRFEG from the coding sequence ATGATTAAAAAGCTAGCAATCGTCAGCCTATCAGCTGGGGTATTGGGCGAAGATTTCATCAAGCATGAGCTAGAAATTGGCCTTAAAAGACTGTCAGACCTTGGTCTAGAGGTGAGTTTTATGCCCAATGCGCTCAAGGGAATTGACTATTTGAAGCAGCACCCGGAAGCACGGGCTACTGATTTGTTACAGGCTTTTAGAGATCCAGAGATTGACATGATCCTCTGTGCCATTGGTGGCGATGATACTTATCGACTCTTACCCTATTTATTTGAAAACGGAGAGTTGGCTGGTGCTGTGTCCCAAAAGGTCTTCCTCGGTTTCTCCGACACGACCCTCAATCACTTGATGTTGCATAAAGTCGGGCTCAATACTTTCTATGGACAATCCTTCCTTTCGGATATCTGTGAGCTCAATCAGGACATGCTGCCTTACACACGACAATACTTTGAGGAATTAATAAGGACGGGTACAATAAAAGAAATAAGACCGAGTGAGCTGTGGTATGAGAGCCGGTCTGACTTCGGCGTCGACCAAATTGGCAAGCCTTTGAAATCTCACTCGGACTATGGTTTTGACCTGCTTCAGGGGGACCCAATCTTCTCGGGCGAGATTCTTGGAGGTTGCATTGACTCACTCTATGACATCTTTAATGGGGAGCGCTATGCGGATATGCCCCTACTCTGTAGTCGATATGCCTTGCTCCCTCAAAAAGAAGACTGGGTTGGGAAAATCCTCTTACTGGAATCCAGTGAAGAAAAAATGCCACCTGAGAAATTCTATCAAGCACTCACTTTGCTAAAGGAGACAGGTATCTTCGATTCGATTTCCGGCCTGCTAGTAGGAAAGCCCATGGATGATGTATATTCGGAAGAATACAAGCAGCTATTGGTAGACGTCATCGCCAATCCAAGCTTGCCTGTGGTCTTTAATCTTAACATTGGACATGCTCAACCCCGCTGCATCATTCCCTTTGGCCTGAAAGCGACCGTAGATGTAATCAATCAGGTTATCAGGTTTGAAGGATAA
- the hemH gene encoding ferrochelatase gives MSKKAVLMMTFGSPEAISYEAVAEFFTHIRRGVRPEEDEIKTLYDNYVRIGGTPLQAITREEVRLVAEALEGQANVYFANKFSRPFIPDVIAQMEADGIEDCLCLILEPHYSYYSVMGYEKFLESQTIRFQVIKDWYREPALINYWVEEIRKIIQEIGSQTYRVVFSAHSVPVLALEFGDPYIDQIYDNSRLIAEGLGLAPDQYTNTWQSESDIGMPWIKPDVLEYLREQSQHPDHYIFVPIAFISEHIEVLFDNDVECQELCHELGVGYKRPPMPNTDPRLIEALLSTVAKHLHGDYQIHQADETTFDEMAAPRDSDAILKEDQDIQMPDFVKKLIAKKGRENVKMPYLVKKMLEKKFGKKYD, from the coding sequence ATGTCTAAGAAAGCTGTCCTCATGATGACCTTTGGGTCACCAGAAGCGATTAGCTATGAAGCAGTCGCGGAATTTTTCACACATATTCGCCGGGGTGTTCGTCCAGAAGAAGATGAAATCAAAACCCTATATGATAATTATGTTCGGATTGGTGGCACGCCTCTCCAAGCCATTACCAGGGAAGAAGTGAGGCTAGTAGCTGAGGCCCTAGAAGGTCAAGCGAACGTTTATTTTGCTAATAAATTTTCGCGTCCCTTCATCCCAGATGTCATTGCGCAGATGGAGGCAGATGGGATTGAAGACTGCCTCTGTTTAATCTTGGAGCCTCATTATTCCTATTACTCCGTAATGGGCTATGAGAAATTCCTAGAGAGCCAGACCATCCGTTTTCAAGTCATTAAAGACTGGTATCGCGAGCCAGCCCTTATCAATTATTGGGTAGAGGAGATTCGAAAAATTATCCAAGAAATTGGTAGTCAGACTTATCGGGTCGTTTTTTCGGCTCATAGCGTACCTGTCTTGGCCTTAGAGTTTGGCGATCCTTATATCGACCAAATCTACGACAATAGCCGCTTGATTGCTGAAGGTCTCGGTCTTGCTCCAGACCAGTATACCAACACTTGGCAGAGCGAGAGCGATATTGGGATGCCATGGATTAAACCAGATGTCTTGGAGTATTTGCGGGAGCAAAGCCAGCATCCCGACCATTATATCTTTGTGCCTATTGCTTTTATTAGTGAGCATATCGAGGTGCTTTTTGACAATGACGTGGAGTGTCAAGAACTCTGCCATGAATTAGGGGTGGGCTATAAGCGTCCCCCTATGCCCAATACGGATCCACGTCTGATTGAGGCCTTGCTGTCAACGGTTGCCAAGCATCTCCACGGGGACTACCAAATCCATCAAGCTGATGAGACTACTTTTGATGAGATGGCGGCGCCTAGAGACAGCGATGCGATTCTAAAAGAAGACCAAGACATCCAGATGCCTGATTTTGTTAAGAAACTCATTGCCAAAAAGGGACGAGAAAACGTCAAGATGCCTTATCTAGTCAAGAAAATGCTGGAGAAGAAATTCGGCAAGAAGTACGATTAA
- a CDS encoding GNAT family N-acetyltransferase: MKIREVNKNKKQFISLLLLADEQESMVDRYLEKGTMYVLEDNGVKAECVVTDEGNETLEIKNIAVDPENQGKGYGKALIDFLASKYADEYSILQVGTGDSPLTIPFYEKCGFVRSHKTPNFFTDNYDHPIYEGGVQLIDMVYLQRHL, translated from the coding sequence ATGAAAATCCGAGAAGTGAATAAGAATAAAAAGCAGTTTATATCATTATTGTTATTAGCTGATGAACAGGAGAGCATGGTGGATCGCTATCTTGAAAAAGGAACTATGTATGTGCTTGAAGACAATGGTGTAAAAGCTGAATGTGTTGTCACCGATGAAGGTAACGAAACACTTGAAATCAAGAATATCGCAGTCGATCCGGAAAATCAGGGAAAGGGCTATGGCAAAGCACTAATTGATTTTCTTGCTAGTAAATATGCAGATGAATATTCTATTTTGCAAGTTGGAACAGGTGACAGTCCATTGACGATACCATTTTATGAAAAATGTGGATTTGTTCGTTCTCATAAGACTCCCAATTTCTTTACTGACAATTATGACCACCCAATTTATGAGGGCGGTGTACAACTAATAGATATGGTATATTTGCAAAGACATTTATAA
- a CDS encoding DUF4300 family protein: MFKYTKTIILYLCLILTLVACSPKQSGQEASPSHPSSSNLNSPSSLEEVRTLLSAHLDKDSVEEFLKLVKDYNDIVGPSGLKGDFTEFTKTDYDVAKINPLWHEQKGDFIGTNCRINSYTLLKNTIEIPPVSQDDELLFMDNDAIDKGHVMDAKDKAAFNILFSRVKTEATQDVKVHAKCMAQYLSQFKFNDKVRMLSVVLHDNLDGDSLFIGHVGVLVPAKGGYLFLEKLTFEEPYQAIKFASKEEVYQYLGTKYSDYTGPGLAKPFIMDNDQWVEGTQ; encoded by the coding sequence ATGTTCAAATATACCAAAACCATCATTTTATATCTCTGCCTCATTTTGACCCTAGTAGCCTGTAGTCCTAAGCAGAGTGGCCAAGAAGCAAGCCCCTCTCATCCTAGTTCTTCCAACCTCAATAGTCCAAGTAGCCTGGAAGAAGTGAGGACCCTCTTGTCTGCTCATTTGGATAAGGATAGCGTTGAGGAATTCCTCAAACTTGTTAAGGACTACAATGACATTGTGGGACCTAGCGGGCTCAAGGGGGACTTCACCGAATTCACCAAGACGGACTACGATGTGGCCAAGATTAACCCGCTCTGGCATGAGCAGAAGGGGGATTTTATCGGGACAAATTGCCGCATTAACAGCTATACCTTGCTCAAAAACACCATTGAGATTCCGCCTGTCAGCCAGGATGATGAGCTGCTCTTCATGGATAATGATGCCATCGACAAGGGGCATGTCATGGATGCCAAGGATAAGGCGGCCTTCAATATCCTCTTCTCTCGGGTTAAGACCGAGGCTACCCAGGACGTCAAGGTCCACGCCAAGTGTATGGCGCAATACCTGTCCCAGTTCAAGTTCAATGATAAGGTTAGAATGCTGTCAGTAGTCTTACATGATAATTTGGATGGCGACAGCCTCTTCATCGGCCATGTCGGCGTCTTAGTTCCAGCCAAAGGAGGCTATCTCTTCCTAGAGAAGCTGACCTTCGAGGAGCCTTATCAGGCCATCAAATTTGCCAGCAAGGAAGAGGTCTATCAATATCTGGGGACCAAGTACTCCGACTATACTGGTCCTGGACTGGCCAAGCCCTTTATTATGGATAATGATCAATGGGTGGAGGGGACTCAATAG
- a CDS encoding aminoglycoside phosphotransferase family protein, which yields MKNWEDHIPCNVQNKLDALGDEGLQWKKDLNTVIDCIAKEWSLSLEQILEGGTEAFVAKCTLRNQEKGILKLFMPQLEGNSEFEQQVEALRVVNGAGYVKLLKHDVKRKAVLLECLGEPLSESDYSIRDQMKIICGLLKKTWIPLDEKQELRLMGQLIGWFQDFILSTWEKLEQPCSKEIIERALLFLESRRKCLSSYQSVLVHGDPHADNILKALDSNELSYKLIDPDGILGEPAYDLGILVREWVEELVDAPLEKAIERVLLLHNETGVEKQSIWEWAFIQSVSTGLFLKVIQEHGLGDSLLRIAQEWLRFEQFPVPV from the coding sequence ATGAAAAACTGGGAAGACCACATTCCGTGCAATGTTCAAAACAAGTTGGATGCATTAGGTGATGAGGGGCTACAATGGAAAAAGGACTTAAATACAGTTATAGATTGCATAGCAAAAGAGTGGAGCCTTTCTTTGGAGCAAATCCTCGAAGGAGGCACAGAGGCCTTTGTAGCAAAATGTACCTTGAGAAATCAAGAAAAGGGGATTCTCAAATTATTTATGCCTCAATTGGAGGGGAATTCCGAGTTTGAGCAACAAGTAGAGGCCCTTAGAGTTGTAAATGGAGCGGGATATGTCAAGTTGCTAAAGCATGATGTCAAGAGGAAAGCAGTCTTACTAGAGTGTCTGGGCGAGCCATTGAGTGAGTCTGACTATTCTATTAGAGACCAAATGAAGATAATTTGCGGGCTACTTAAGAAAACCTGGATTCCCCTCGATGAAAAACAGGAGCTAAGACTGATGGGACAATTAATTGGGTGGTTTCAAGACTTTATCCTGTCCACTTGGGAAAAATTAGAGCAACCGTGCAGTAAAGAAATCATTGAACGGGCGCTCTTGTTTTTAGAATCAAGAAGAAAGTGCCTGTCTTCATATCAATCTGTGCTAGTCCATGGGGATCCTCACGCTGACAATATACTGAAAGCACTAGATTCCAATGAGCTATCTTATAAATTGATAGATCCGGATGGAATCCTAGGAGAACCTGCCTACGACCTTGGAATCCTCGTGCGAGAATGGGTGGAGGAGTTAGTTGATGCTCCTTTGGAAAAAGCTATTGAGAGAGTTCTCTTACTTCATAATGAAACTGGAGTTGAGAAGCAGAGCATCTGGGAATGGGCATTCATTCAATCTGTCTCAACAGGGTTGTTTTTAAAAGTAATTCAAGAACACGGCTTAGGTGACAGCCTCTTAAGAATTGCTCAGGAATGGTTGCGCTTTGAGCAGTTCCCAGTTCCAGTATAA
- a CDS encoding DUF6609 family protein, whose product MGFLAYDKNEKLAFNFKKACGLWLMAVASVIAVATLIGGKQIINMQVFSIGYIVSFFAINQNKSLLNKLSTGSSSPFQKKVALYAVILLFVLMAILGGPFFATENWRLIWLGALMATALHFLPFYFVHGKSMIYLALVCAVNIAVGYLFPNISMAVIAYVDAAIKFAFGAYLYFLSRPSQQA is encoded by the coding sequence ATGGGATTTTTAGCTTATGACAAGAATGAAAAACTAGCATTTAACTTCAAGAAAGCCTGCGGCTTATGGTTAATGGCCGTCGCATCGGTGATTGCGGTGGCAACCTTAATTGGTGGCAAGCAGATTATCAATATGCAGGTTTTCAGTATAGGTTACATTGTCAGCTTTTTCGCTATTAACCAGAATAAGTCCTTGCTTAATAAATTATCAACGGGTAGCTCTAGCCCCTTCCAGAAGAAAGTAGCCCTCTATGCGGTCATTTTACTCTTTGTCTTAATGGCCATCTTAGGCGGGCCCTTCTTCGCGACGGAGAATTGGCGCCTTATCTGGCTGGGAGCCTTAATGGCGACCGCACTGCATTTCCTCCCCTTCTATTTCGTCCATGGTAAGTCCATGATTTATCTAGCCCTGGTGTGTGCGGTCAATATTGCGGTTGGCTATCTCTTCCCTAATATTTCCATGGCGGTCATTGCCTATGTAGATGCTGCCATCAAGTTCGCCTTTGGGGCCTATCTCTACTTTTTGTCGCGACCATCTCAACAAGCATAA
- a CDS encoding cyclase family protein produces MSDLLSLYETLKSKKWVDLSHVINESSPHFPALPALEKEDLFTLKDGFHVQKISVVGQYGTHIDAPIHFVAGGRWLDQIELKDLLLPLYVIDKSAQVAENPNYILTKQDILDFEAEHGQIRPESFVAFRSDWSKRWPSQEAMRNLDAAGVQQSPGWSREALEFLIKERQVKAVGHETFDTDAGIPAAEHGLVNEYYLLEQDIYQVEVLNNLDQVPATGALISVHFPHWEQATGSPVRAIAILP; encoded by the coding sequence ATGTCAGATTTACTTTCACTTTATGAAACACTCAAGTCCAAAAAATGGGTTGACCTTAGCCATGTCATTAACGAATCTAGCCCCCACTTCCCTGCGCTACCAGCCCTAGAGAAGGAAGACCTCTTCACCCTTAAGGATGGTTTCCACGTTCAGAAAATCTCGGTGGTGGGCCAATACGGCACCCACATTGACGCTCCAATCCACTTCGTGGCGGGTGGCCGCTGGCTGGATCAGATTGAGCTCAAGGATCTGCTCTTGCCTCTTTATGTTATTGACAAGTCGGCTCAAGTGGCGGAGAACCCTAACTACATTTTGACCAAGCAAGACATCCTGGATTTCGAAGCAGAACATGGTCAAATTCGCCCAGAAAGTTTCGTGGCCTTCCGGAGCGACTGGTCTAAGCGCTGGCCAAGCCAAGAGGCCATGCGCAACCTAGATGCAGCCGGTGTTCAGCAGAGTCCAGGTTGGAGTCGCGAGGCCTTGGAATTTCTGATTAAGGAACGCCAAGTCAAGGCTGTGGGCCATGAGACCTTTGACACCGATGCTGGTATTCCGGCAGCGGAGCATGGCTTAGTTAATGAATATTATCTCTTGGAGCAAGATATCTACCAGGTAGAAGTCTTGAATAATTTGGACCAAGTGCCAGCCACTGGTGCCTTGATTAGTGTCCACTTCCCACATTGGGAGCAAGCGACTGGTTCGCCTGTGCGCGCCATTGCTATTTTACCTTAA
- a CDS encoding GrpB family protein, with protein MAKDLSQLSLEELWRLFPIFLVEPKAQWEADYQEMEARLEQVLGDLPLVRISHIGSTAIPGIWAKDIVDVLVELAPQADLRLASDCLIQSGFLKMSESEGRVSLNAGYTPQGFADKVYHIHLRYQGDHDELYFRDYLREHAQVAEDYETLKLALWSQYEHNRDAYTDAKTDFIQTWTRQARQEYGARYDKGKTD; from the coding sequence ATGGCCAAGGACCTGAGTCAATTATCTTTAGAAGAACTCTGGCGTCTATTTCCAATCTTCCTAGTGGAACCTAAGGCTCAGTGGGAGGCTGATTATCAAGAAATGGAAGCGCGACTGGAACAAGTCCTAGGAGATTTGCCTCTGGTTCGTATCAGCCACATTGGTAGTACGGCCATCCCAGGCATCTGGGCCAAGGATATCGTTGATGTCTTGGTCGAGTTAGCACCCCAGGCTGATTTGCGCCTAGCCAGTGATTGCCTAATTCAGTCTGGCTTCCTTAAAATGTCAGAGTCAGAGGGGCGGGTATCCTTGAATGCGGGTTATACGCCACAAGGCTTCGCGGATAAGGTCTATCACATTCACTTGCGCTACCAAGGAGATCACGACGAGCTCTACTTTAGGGACTATCTCAGGGAACATGCCCAAGTAGCTGAGGATTATGAGACCCTCAAGTTAGCTCTCTGGTCTCAGTATGAGCACAATCGAGATGCCTACACTGATGCCAAGACCGACTTCATCCAAACTTGGACGCGCCAAGCCCGTCAAGAATACGGGGCGCGCTATGACAAAGGAAAAACAGACTAA
- a CDS encoding peptidase, which yields MQNYFGDVSLCYTYSLAMALEAYGYDLRPEYLEALMLMGNGASIVKEDEEHPLVFFDNGMPDISISHVLEVLGFDYEEYYLREGEAVDLNLIRRKLKALLANGPVVLGPLDMGHLTYNTNHTHLYGVDHFVSAYDLDDDYLYLHDPAGFACMKVQFEDFLPAWQAQAIDYKRGAYSMWGNFKRVASPDASAIYLATSQIMAQRYLQGQEGVLSIYAAAVAKHGLNDEQKQLHQYFSFKLAAVRNLYLSRFLAEHDSLRSKIKEDLASLFGQAHLSCLKEDYEDLSRLLLEIAKLDDRFRALCLVARDS from the coding sequence ATGCAGAATTATTTTGGAGACGTATCGCTTTGTTATACCTATTCTTTAGCCATGGCTTTGGAGGCCTATGGTTATGATCTGAGACCGGAATATCTTGAGGCCCTTATGTTGATGGGGAATGGGGCTTCCATTGTCAAAGAAGATGAAGAGCACCCATTAGTATTCTTCGATAACGGCATGCCGGATATTTCGATTTCTCATGTCCTAGAAGTTCTAGGTTTTGACTATGAAGAATATTATCTAAGAGAGGGGGAAGCGGTTGATTTGAATTTAATCAGAAGGAAGTTGAAAGCTCTTCTAGCTAATGGGCCGGTAGTGCTGGGGCCACTCGATATGGGACATCTGACATACAATACTAACCACACCCACTTATACGGAGTGGACCACTTTGTTTCAGCTTATGATTTAGATGATGACTATCTCTACTTGCATGATCCAGCAGGTTTTGCCTGTATGAAGGTTCAGTTCGAAGACTTCCTGCCAGCATGGCAAGCTCAGGCAATCGACTATAAGCGGGGCGCCTATTCTATGTGGGGCAATTTCAAGCGAGTCGCTAGTCCAGACGCGAGCGCAATCTATCTGGCCACCTCGCAAATAATGGCCCAAAGATACCTGCAAGGACAAGAAGGTGTCCTCTCAATCTACGCGGCGGCAGTAGCAAAACATGGCTTGAATGATGAGCAAAAACAACTGCATCAGTATTTCAGTTTTAAACTGGCAGCTGTCAGAAATCTCTACCTGAGTAGATTCCTAGCAGAGCATGATAGTCTGCGTTCAAAAATAAAAGAAGACTTAGCCTCTTTATTTGGACAAGCCCACCTGTCTTGCCTAAAGGAAGATTACGAAGACTTGTCCCGCCTCTTGTTGGAGATAGCGAAATTAGATGACCGATTTAGAGCTTTATGCCTAGTAGCTAGAGATAGTTAA
- a CDS encoding MarR family winged helix-turn-helix transcriptional regulator, translating to MRVYNKWHLIIKKELKKMNLTHPQFVVLASLAYLSQTNDEVTQVMISKLSGIDVMTASQILSLLEKHAYVERKEHSRDSRAKAVILKKKGEEILQKAVPVIEQIDELFFGKLVEDEEHFKHLLVRLNEE from the coding sequence ATGAGGGTGTACAATAAATGGCATCTTATAATAAAAAAAGAGTTAAAGAAAATGAATCTGACACACCCTCAATTTGTTGTTTTAGCTTCGCTTGCCTATCTATCGCAAACTAATGACGAAGTGACTCAAGTCATGATTTCTAAACTTTCTGGGATAGACGTAATGACTGCTTCTCAAATATTGAGTCTATTAGAAAAACATGCATATGTAGAGAGAAAAGAACACTCCAGAGATTCAAGAGCCAAGGCTGTTATTTTGAAGAAAAAGGGAGAAGAGATTTTACAAAAAGCTGTGCCCGTAATCGAGCAAATTGATGAGTTGTTCTTTGGAAAACTAGTTGAGGATGAAGAACATTTCAAACACCTTCTTGTTAGGTTAAACGAAGAATAG
- a CDS encoding polyketide cyclase has translation MEFSFSLKIKATKEAVWEYYANIEKWYAWEEDLKNITLNDDFKTGSHGTMELEGMPPMDFQLTLVKAFEEFWDKTATPFGDILFGHQIMENNDGSVTVKHSVSLDSEGKQHLEFLRQVFSDVPNSIFILKELLER, from the coding sequence ATGGAATTTAGTTTCAGTTTGAAAATTAAAGCAACAAAAGAAGCTGTTTGGGAGTATTATGCCAATATTGAAAAATGGTATGCCTGGGAAGAGGATTTAAAAAACATTACATTAAACGATGATTTTAAGACTGGATCCCATGGGACGATGGAGCTTGAAGGTATGCCTCCTATGGATTTTCAACTTACACTTGTAAAAGCCTTCGAAGAATTCTGGGATAAAACAGCCACTCCTTTTGGTGACATCCTTTTTGGACACCAAATAATGGAGAACAATGATGGAAGTGTAACGGTCAAACATTCTGTATCCTTAGATAGTGAGGGTAAGCAACATTTAGAATTTTTACGCCAGGTGTTCTCAGATGTCCCTAACTCTATATTTATTCTGAAAGAGCTTTTGGAACGATAG
- a CDS encoding ABC transporter ATP-binding protein, translating to MTKLIEMKQVTKTYGHGHLQVVALHETNFHLNAGEFVAIIGPSGSGKTTFLTTLGQLQHPSSGDILVKGKDTRQLSEKEKTALRFKEFGFILQTSNLIPFLTVKEQLDLIDRLDKGRSVKEDRQKLFNLLDLDKVKNNYPKELSGGERQRAAIARALYNNPSIILADEPTANLDTQRAYQVTDMLATIAHEQGRGVVMITHDTRLLDKFDRIYTMNDGQLKEKV from the coding sequence ATGACTAAATTAATTGAAATGAAGCAAGTAACGAAAACATACGGGCATGGGCATTTACAGGTGGTTGCTTTGCACGAAACGAATTTCCATCTCAATGCTGGTGAGTTTGTGGCCATTATTGGACCGTCAGGTTCCGGGAAAACAACCTTCTTGACCACGCTCGGACAACTCCAACATCCATCGAGTGGTGATATTCTTGTAAAAGGAAAAGATACGCGCCAGTTATCTGAAAAAGAAAAAACGGCTTTACGTTTCAAGGAGTTCGGCTTTATTCTGCAAACTTCAAACTTAATCCCATTCTTAACCGTCAAAGAACAATTAGACTTAATCGACCGTTTGGATAAGGGACGGTCGGTTAAGGAAGATCGTCAAAAATTATTCAATCTATTAGATTTAGACAAGGTCAAAAACAACTACCCCAAAGAACTTTCTGGGGGCGAACGTCAACGTGCTGCGATTGCAAGGGCCCTCTACAATAATCCGAGTATCATTTTGGCCGACGAACCCACTGCTAACCTAGACACCCAACGGGCTTATCAGGTCACTGATATGTTAGCAACTATTGCCCATGAACAAGGGAGAGGCGTTGTTATGATTACCCATGACACACGCCTTTTAGACAAGTTTGACCGTATTTACACCATGAATGATGGCCAATTAAAAGAGAAAGTCTAA
- a CDS encoding ABC transporter permease produces the protein MYLAIKEILQNKLRYSLIVSTIFLITFMVFFLTGLALGLMRINRIAADNWNATGVVLSDYANNNLTASFIPEANYQDKLSDDAVALGFMSVVTNLKDNDDTEKLNVSLFAQDWDSFIAPKLTEGNYPTKDDEVVVDESLKNYGISMGDEIQLNGSETSYKVVGLTTNSKFFTAPVIYSNLTTYWTLQGTLDSSRSVSALVLKNDQMISADELTQLTVEEMISRLPGYGPQKNVFAGMIIAMIVITGMIVGIFIYIITIQKLGLYGVMRAQGIQAKTIVWSLFCQIFILSLIGIAFALIGIWAVTLVLPATFFFYTNWAAYGALSLVIGLMALLGGMISLPRLLKVDPITAIAE, from the coding sequence ATGTATCTCGCAATTAAAGAAATTCTGCAAAATAAATTACGCTATAGTCTCATTGTATCCACCATTTTTCTGATTACCTTTATGGTCTTTTTTCTAACTGGCCTAGCGCTTGGTCTTATGAGGATCAATCGAATTGCTGCAGACAACTGGAACGCTACTGGCGTTGTTTTATCTGACTATGCCAACAATAATTTAACTGCTTCTTTTATCCCAGAGGCCAATTACCAAGATAAGCTCTCAGATGATGCTGTGGCTCTTGGTTTTATGTCTGTAGTGACAAACCTCAAAGACAATGATGATACGGAAAAACTCAATGTATCTCTCTTTGCCCAAGACTGGGACAGCTTTATTGCACCTAAGTTGACTGAAGGCAATTATCCAACTAAAGATGATGAAGTGGTTGTTGACGAATCTTTGAAAAACTACGGCATCTCAATGGGAGACGAGATTCAACTTAACGGCAGCGAGACAAGCTACAAGGTTGTTGGTTTAACGACGAATAGTAAATTTTTTACTGCACCTGTCATCTATAGCAACTTGACAACCTACTGGACTTTACAAGGAACACTTGACTCTAGCCGTTCGGTTTCGGCCTTAGTCTTGAAAAATGATCAAATGATTTCTGCAGATGAATTGACTCAACTCACGGTGGAAGAGATGATTTCTCGTCTCCCTGGCTATGGCCCACAGAAAAATGTTTTCGCTGGGATGATTATTGCGATGATTGTGATTACTGGGATGATTGTCGGAATCTTCATTTATATTATCACCATCCAAAAATTAGGCTTATATGGCGTGATGCGAGCTCAAGGGATTCAAGCCAAGACCATTGTTTGGTCCTTGTTTTGCCAAATATTCATTCTGTCTCTTATTGGGATTGCCTTCGCCTTAATTGGAATTTGGGCCGTCACCTTGGTCTTGCCTGCCACCTTCTTCTTCTATACAAATTGGGCTGCATATGGGGCTTTAAGCCTAGTGATTGGTCTGATGGCGTTACTTGGCGGCATGATTTCATTACCGCGCTTACTCAAGGTTGACCCAATCACTGCTATTGCCGAATAA
- a CDS encoding TraX family protein, which translates to MKKLNATQIKYLLAALMVLDHLPHVPGLVPPLWEGIFHAMTRCVAAGFAYLAVEGFIHTRNLQRYQVRLWGAAAIMVAGNWLLNGLLAERGVHISNNIFLTLALGVSILALAFPRYSLTPEAKRLRWAGAGFLFLAGLLLTEGGMVVLPFILITYCCRQRKGLGTVLYLGLALILFALSYATYDSWQETLTMMLYNSDWLFISVLPLLALYNGQRGKQSAFNRYFFYVFYPLHLWLLALVAAGLAK; encoded by the coding sequence ATGAAGAAATTAAATGCAACTCAAATCAAATACTTGTTGGCAGCCCTCATGGTTTTAGATCATCTGCCCCATGTGCCCGGTCTGGTGCCACCACTCTGGGAGGGCATCTTTCATGCCATGACGCGCTGTGTGGCCGCGGGCTTTGCCTATCTGGCGGTAGAAGGCTTCATCCATACCCGTAATCTGCAGCGCTATCAAGTCCGTCTCTGGGGTGCCGCAGCCATCATGGTAGCTGGCAACTGGCTGCTTAATGGCCTCTTGGCCGAGCGCGGTGTCCATATCAGCAATAACATCTTCCTCACCCTAGCTCTGGGGGTAAGCATTCTGGCATTGGCCTTCCCGCGGTATAGTCTGACACCAGAGGCCAAACGTCTCCGTTGGGCTGGCGCAGGCTTCCTCTTCTTAGCCGGCCTCTTGCTGACAGAAGGGGGCATGGTGGTACTACCCTTTATCTTGATTACCTACTGCTGCCGTCAGCGCAAGGGCCTTGGGACCGTGCTTTATTTAGGTCTTGCTCTAATCCTATTTGCCCTTTCTTACGCCACCTATGACAGTTGGCAGGAGACCCTCACCATGATGCTCTATAACTCTGATTGGCTCTTCATTAGTGTCTTGCCTCTCTTAGCCCTCTACAATGGCCAAAGAGGTAAGCAGTCAGCCTTCAACCGCTACTTCTTCTATGTCTTCTATCCGCTCCATCTCTGGCTTTTGGCCTTGGTGGCGGCGGGCTTAGCCAAATAG